From one Thermococcus sp. Bubb.Bath genomic stretch:
- a CDS encoding zinc finger domain-containing protein, with amino-acid sequence MKFEVPVCTSCGKEITPREHATHFVCPNCGEEVIWRCESCRVLAVPYKCPKCGWEGP; translated from the coding sequence ATGAAGTTTGAGGTACCGGTATGCACATCATGCGGAAAGGAGATAACCCCAAGGGAGCACGCAACCCACTTCGTCTGCCCGAACTGCGGGGAGGAGGTCATCTGGCGCTGCGAATCCTGCAGGGTCTTAGCGGTCCCGTACAAGTGCCCCAAGTGCGGATGGGAAGGGCCGTGA
- a CDS encoding elongation factor 1-beta, producing MSDFNLVGVIKVMPTDPDVNLDELEEKLKAAIPEKYGLAKVEREPIAFGLVALKFYVLGRDEEGYSYDAVADLFRGVENVESAEVETVSRI from the coding sequence ATGAGCGACTTCAACCTAGTTGGTGTTATCAAGGTCATGCCGACGGATCCGGACGTCAACCTCGATGAGCTCGAGGAGAAGCTCAAGGCAGCCATCCCTGAGAAGTACGGCCTGGCAAAGGTCGAGAGGGAGCCGATTGCCTTCGGTCTCGTCGCCCTCAAGTTCTACGTCCTCGGAAGGGACGAGGAGGGCTACTCCTACGACGCCGTTGCCGACCTCTTCCGCGGGGTCGAGAACGTCGAGAGCGCCGAAGTAGAGACCGTTTCGAGGATTTGA
- a CDS encoding ThiF family adenylyltransferase, producing MLSEEEMVRYDRQIMLWGEATQEKLKSSKVAVVGAGGLGSPVLYYLTATGVGKIIVVDSDYPEMSNLNRQIIHWEEDVGKLPKVKSAEWKLKRFNGNVEIVAIFTELNEENVDEILGEADVVVDCLDSFKARLILDDFARRKGVPLVHGAVEGTYGQVTTIIPRKTMGLRELFGRAGAREKKGKFPIVGAVAGVVGSIQAMEVIKLITGFGEPLANKLLIVDLAHNSFEVIDLSR from the coding sequence ATGCTGAGCGAGGAGGAGATGGTTCGTTACGACAGGCAGATAATGCTCTGGGGAGAGGCAACCCAAGAGAAGCTGAAGTCCTCAAAGGTGGCGGTGGTAGGTGCTGGTGGCCTGGGCTCGCCGGTTTTGTACTACCTGACCGCCACGGGTGTTGGAAAGATAATCGTTGTTGACTCCGACTACCCCGAAATGAGCAACCTGAACAGGCAGATAATCCACTGGGAGGAGGACGTGGGGAAACTGCCAAAGGTAAAATCAGCAGAGTGGAAGCTCAAACGGTTCAATGGGAACGTCGAGATAGTGGCCATCTTCACGGAGCTGAACGAGGAAAACGTGGACGAAATCCTTGGGGAGGCCGACGTTGTAGTGGACTGCCTCGACAGCTTCAAGGCGAGATTAATCCTAGACGACTTCGCGAGGCGGAAAGGAGTACCCTTAGTCCACGGAGCGGTGGAGGGAACGTACGGCCAGGTGACCACCATCATACCCAGGAAGACAATGGGATTAAGAGAACTGTTTGGACGGGCGGGGGCAAGGGAGAAGAAGGGAAAGTTCCCGATAGTGGGGGCCGTGGCCGGGGTTGTCGGCTCGATTCAGGCCATGGAGGTGATAAAGCTCATAACAGGATTTGGAGAACCCCTCGCAAATAAGCTCCTCATCGTTGACCTGGCCCACAACTCCTTCGAGGTCATAGACCTCAGCCGGTAA
- a CDS encoding molybdenum cofactor biosynthesis protein MoaE has translation MVDKGRKVEVVREPFDLNAAVELVSTPYAGGYVVFLGRVRKRSEGKEVIKLNYETYEEMAVAEMERIRKEAMERFPILDMLIWHRVGELEVGEDTILIIASGEHRGEAFDACRWAIDEVKHRVPVWKKEVREDGNFWIEGDKWIPEDYHGG, from the coding sequence ATGGTAGATAAGGGGAGAAAAGTGGAAGTGGTGAGGGAGCCATTCGATCTCAACGCGGCGGTTGAGCTTGTTTCAACTCCCTATGCCGGCGGCTACGTGGTGTTCCTGGGGCGAGTGAGAAAGAGGAGCGAGGGAAAGGAGGTAATAAAACTAAACTACGAGACATATGAGGAAATGGCCGTTGCGGAGATGGAGAGGATTAGAAAAGAGGCCATGGAGAGGTTTCCAATACTCGACATGTTGATATGGCATAGGGTTGGAGAACTCGAGGTCGGGGAGGACACCATCCTGATAATCGCAAGCGGCGAGCACAGGGGAGAGGCCTTCGACGCGTGCAGGTGGGCAATAGACGAGGTAAAGCACCGTGTCCCAGTATGGAAAAAAGAGGTGCGGGAGGATGGAAACTTCTGGATTGAGGGGGACAAATGGATACCCGAGGATTACCACGGAGGCTAG
- a CDS encoding family 4B encapsulin nanocompartment shell protein, which translates to MSLKEEILDIVENAIEELKKEGLQPDILLAGEGFVEQAGEALDVLNLSTYIVKELEYDAVVADSRYLGQIRRASKRVSIEPLLVEENMWEELDEL; encoded by the coding sequence GTGAGCCTGAAAGAGGAGATCCTCGACATAGTTGAGAATGCCATAGAAGAGCTCAAGAAGGAGGGTCTCCAGCCGGATATACTTCTTGCAGGTGAGGGCTTCGTAGAGCAGGCTGGTGAAGCCCTCGACGTTCTCAACCTATCAACTTATATAGTTAAAGAGCTTGAGTATGATGCCGTTGTCGCTGACTCTAGGTATCTCGGCCAGATAAGGAGGGCATCGAAGAGAGTCTCCATCGAACCGCTTCTCGTCGAGGAGAACATGTGGGAGGAGCTCGATGAACTTTAA
- a CDS encoding SPASM domain-containing protein, which translates to MAEAIRVDVGDDEIGFYGVEKAITLAKPPWSEIPHTGKLERLILNLGAGKGRFDEVYGIPRSIGCIGNNHFIMRREKMSEAEIRKVLADFRRLGGEEVWITNYDEPEELVRAARLAKEMGVKEVHTTVLLEDVDSVGPIDGVKIIVETEYEPDKVIKAASIPWISGILVTVDQEKMKEVEELLSKLDGDGELELYLDVLYAPSIRETTVNLFELRRSRNPTNKNYHDCLAGTVAVTGDGYILPCPLMRNYIIGDARKGGLKYITRKKKLKELWKLTKDKIDACSTCPFKYMCHDPRAVEYQVTGQVEGVEYCPLLT; encoded by the coding sequence ATGGCTGAGGCAATAAGGGTTGATGTTGGGGACGATGAAATAGGGTTCTACGGAGTAGAAAAGGCAATAACCCTAGCAAAGCCGCCCTGGAGTGAAATCCCACACACGGGAAAGCTTGAGAGATTGATACTCAACCTCGGCGCCGGAAAGGGGCGCTTTGACGAGGTTTATGGAATCCCTCGCTCAATAGGGTGCATCGGTAACAATCACTTCATAATGAGAAGGGAAAAGATGAGCGAGGCCGAGATCAGGAAGGTTCTGGCTGACTTCAGGAGGCTGGGAGGAGAAGAAGTGTGGATAACCAACTACGACGAGCCAGAAGAGCTGGTCAGGGCGGCGAGGCTGGCGAAAGAAATGGGCGTGAAAGAAGTCCACACGACGGTTCTCCTGGAAGACGTTGATAGCGTGGGCCCGATAGATGGTGTCAAAATCATCGTGGAGACAGAGTATGAGCCGGATAAGGTCATAAAAGCCGCGTCCATTCCATGGATATCAGGAATTCTCGTCACGGTTGACCAAGAGAAAATGAAGGAAGTGGAGGAGCTCCTGTCAAAGCTGGACGGTGATGGGGAACTGGAACTCTACCTCGACGTTCTGTATGCGCCGTCCATCAGAGAAACCACGGTGAACCTCTTTGAACTCAGACGGAGCCGCAATCCCACCAACAAAAATTACCATGATTGCCTGGCAGGAACCGTGGCGGTTACTGGGGATGGGTACATCCTCCCATGCCCCCTCATGAGGAACTACATCATTGGTGACGCCAGGAAGGGGGGCCTGAAGTACATAACGAGAAAGAAGAAACTGAAGGAGCTGTGGAAGCTGACGAAAGACAAAATAGACGCCTGCAGCACCTGCCCATTTAAATACATGTGCCACGACCCCAGGGCCGTTGAGTACCAGGTAACGGGTCAGGTAGAGGGAGTTGAGTACTGCCCGCTCCTCACATAA
- a CDS encoding adenosine-specific kinase: protein MVKIEVVDIEKPDGAEVVIGQGNFSIFTVDDLARALLTAVPGIKFGIAMNEAKPQLTRYTGNDEELEKFAAKNAVKIGAGHVFVIMMKDAFPINVLNTVKNHPAVAMVYGASENPFQVIVAETDLGRSVLGVVDGKAANKIETDEQKAERRELVEKIGYKID, encoded by the coding sequence ATGGTCAAGATTGAGGTTGTTGACATTGAAAAGCCCGACGGAGCGGAAGTAGTAATCGGGCAGGGAAACTTCTCAATATTCACCGTGGACGACCTCGCCAGGGCCCTACTTACAGCAGTTCCAGGAATAAAATTCGGAATAGCCATGAACGAGGCCAAACCGCAGCTGACGCGCTACACGGGGAACGACGAAGAGCTGGAGAAGTTCGCAGCGAAGAACGCAGTTAAAATAGGCGCCGGACACGTCTTTGTCATAATGATGAAGGATGCGTTCCCAATAAACGTTCTCAACACCGTAAAGAACCATCCAGCTGTTGCCATGGTGTATGGAGCAAGTGAGAACCCGTTCCAGGTCATCGTGGCTGAGACAGACCTCGGGAGAAGCGTTCTCGGTGTCGTGGACGGCAAAGCCGCCAACAAAATAGAAACGGACGAACAGAAGGCGGAGAGACGCGAGCTTGTCGAGAAGATAGGGTACAAGATAGACTGA
- a CDS encoding Lrp/AsnC family transcriptional regulator, protein MPESELDEMIFLVELLNKYPIESIRKIAQSEGIDYYYLKRLYDKYYDHISVYAIYNIKRLGLHSYLAFLSVPRENLRETAEKLKANPFVLSVSAMFGFKNGINVIMHIPTEQQDLMGEYLSRFSDDFEYYEVRAYPPSGDDNFGEWDLSYSYAVLMDILKWDARTPLSEISKKLGKSRPTVRYMIDRLKKEDILLGYGAALDNDMADRSVVGIASTLNEDVFERFKEYEIHVGVLKGAGYYLEWYFSSNEDLAEKIFEFGKYAEKVAIMYLDMLRDIEEKYKLWRFSGMVKKDGSGYRSILDF, encoded by the coding sequence ATGCCAGAATCAGAGCTCGATGAAATGATATTCCTAGTGGAACTGTTGAATAAGTATCCAATCGAGAGCATCAGAAAGATAGCACAGTCTGAGGGGATAGATTACTATTATTTGAAGAGGCTTTATGATAAATACTACGACCACATCTCCGTTTATGCTATTTACAACATAAAGAGGCTCGGTCTCCACAGCTATCTAGCGTTTCTCTCGGTTCCAAGGGAAAATCTCCGTGAGACGGCTGAGAAGCTTAAGGCAAATCCGTTTGTCCTCAGTGTAAGCGCGATGTTTGGGTTTAAAAACGGCATCAACGTGATCATGCATATCCCCACGGAGCAGCAGGATCTCATGGGGGAGTACCTCAGCAGGTTCTCGGATGATTTTGAGTACTACGAGGTCAGGGCCTATCCCCCATCCGGCGACGATAACTTTGGTGAATGGGATCTTAGCTACAGCTACGCCGTTCTGATGGACATACTCAAGTGGGACGCCAGAACGCCCCTCTCCGAGATATCAAAGAAACTTGGGAAGAGTAGACCGACTGTGAGGTACATGATAGATAGACTCAAGAAGGAGGATATTCTTCTGGGCTACGGAGCGGCTCTCGACAACGACATGGCTGACAGGAGCGTTGTGGGGATAGCATCCACGTTGAATGAGGATGTTTTTGAGCGCTTCAAAGAGTATGAGATTCATGTTGGAGTCCTCAAGGGAGCTGGCTATTATCTTGAATGGTACTTTTCCTCGAATGAAGATTTGGCCGAGAAGATATTTGAGTTTGGAAAATACGCTGAAAAAGTTGCCATAATGTATCTGGATATGCTCCGAGACATAGAGGAGAAGTACAAGCTCTGGAGATTCTCAGGAATGGTTAAAAAAGACGGGAGCGGTTACCGCTCCATCCTTGACTTTTAA
- a CDS encoding Lrp/AsnC family transcriptional regulator, protein MQGQLDDIDLRLLEELRENSRENIATLSKKLGIPRTTVHYRIKKLVDEGIIEKFTIKPDYKKLDLGTTAFILARYDPESGINQREVAKKVAALDGVYEVHIITGEWDLLIKVRASNSEEIGHIVIDKLREIKGLGQTVTMVSFVSVKEEI, encoded by the coding sequence ATGCAGGGGCAGCTGGATGATATAGACCTCCGTCTGCTTGAGGAGCTCCGTGAGAACTCGAGGGAGAACATAGCGACGCTGAGCAAAAAGCTCGGGATACCGAGGACTACCGTTCACTACAGGATAAAAAAACTGGTGGACGAGGGGATTATAGAGAAATTCACGATAAAACCTGACTACAAAAAGCTCGACCTTGGAACCACAGCATTTATTCTGGCAAGGTACGACCCAGAGTCGGGCATAAACCAGCGTGAGGTGGCAAAAAAAGTCGCGGCCCTGGATGGAGTTTACGAGGTTCACATAATAACGGGTGAATGGGACCTCCTGATAAAGGTCAGGGCAAGTAACTCTGAGGAGATTGGTCACATTGTCATAGACAAGCTGAGGGAGATAAAGGGACTGGGGCAGACCGTGACAATGGTGTCGTTCGTGTCCGTGAAGGAAGAGATCTGA
- a CDS encoding ATP-binding cassette domain-containing protein, with amino-acid sequence MRVVEVLNLRKSYPKKIPLPFRRVEWVEAVKGITFSVKRGELFGLLGPNGAGKTTTIKILTTLLEPSGGEARVLGHDVVKEAREVRRHINLVAEGERTLYWRLSAYENLKYFASIYHVPKGEAENRINELLKLVGLWERRNDLVMGFSRGMKQRLAIAKALINDPEVLFLDEPTLGLDVQSTIFVRDFVKSLVKEEGKTVMLTTHYMVEAEKLCDRIAIIDHGKIIAMDTPQNLKKLVRDEEAVEIRVKDFRPEKVKEVDERLAVVEEESEKGTLILRGSIGEEDLPKVVERLIRAGARILSVKKEEPTLEDVFIKLTGRALRD; translated from the coding sequence ATGAGAGTCGTTGAAGTTCTCAACCTCCGAAAAAGCTACCCCAAAAAGATCCCGCTTCCCTTCAGAAGGGTCGAATGGGTGGAGGCGGTAAAGGGGATAACCTTCAGCGTCAAGAGGGGAGAACTCTTCGGCCTTCTCGGACCCAATGGGGCAGGGAAAACAACCACTATAAAGATACTAACCACCCTCCTCGAACCCAGTGGCGGGGAGGCGAGAGTACTCGGACACGACGTCGTAAAAGAGGCCAGGGAAGTGAGGAGACACATAAACCTGGTCGCCGAGGGGGAGAGAACCCTCTACTGGCGGTTATCGGCCTACGAAAACCTCAAGTACTTCGCCAGTATCTACCACGTCCCCAAGGGGGAGGCCGAGAATAGAATAAACGAACTCCTCAAACTGGTCGGCCTCTGGGAGCGAAGGAACGATCTCGTGATGGGCTTTTCAAGGGGAATGAAGCAGAGACTGGCCATAGCGAAGGCCCTCATAAACGACCCGGAGGTTCTCTTTCTCGATGAACCAACGCTAGGCCTCGACGTCCAGAGCACCATCTTCGTCAGGGACTTCGTTAAAAGCCTCGTCAAGGAAGAGGGCAAAACAGTAATGCTGACCACCCACTACATGGTCGAGGCGGAAAAGCTCTGCGACAGGATAGCGATAATCGACCACGGGAAGATAATCGCAATGGACACTCCCCAGAACCTTAAAAAGCTCGTCAGGGACGAAGAGGCCGTTGAGATCAGGGTCAAGGATTTCAGGCCTGAGAAAGTCAAGGAGGTAGACGAGAGGCTCGCAGTGGTGGAGGAGGAGTCAGAGAAAGGGACGCTGATCCTGAGGGGAAGTATCGGCGAGGAAGACCTTCCAAAGGTGGTGGAGCGCCTGATAAGGGCCGGGGCCAGGATCCTCTCGGTTAAGAAGGAGGAACCGACCCTAGAGGACGTTTTCATAAAACTCACAGGAAGGGCGCTGAGGGATTGA
- the deoC gene encoding deoxyribose-phosphate aldolase yields the protein MDIAKYIDHTNLKPYASAEDIKKLCDEAIEYGFYAVCVNPYRVRLAKGYLSEKGSDIKVASVIGFPLGATSTEVKVFEAKKALEDGADELDMVINLGALKDKDYEYVKNDIAEVVKAAHEKGAKVKVIIETCYLTEEEKVKACELAKEASADFVKTSTGFGTGGATVEDVKLMRKVVGPEMGVKAAGGIHAYEQALAMIEAGATRIGASRGVQIIESARGVGK from the coding sequence TTGGACATCGCGAAGTACATAGACCACACGAACCTTAAGCCCTACGCCTCGGCGGAGGACATAAAGAAGCTCTGCGACGAGGCGATTGAGTATGGATTCTACGCGGTCTGCGTCAACCCGTACAGGGTCAGGCTGGCTAAGGGGTATCTGAGTGAGAAAGGGTCCGACATAAAGGTTGCGAGCGTTATAGGCTTCCCCCTCGGGGCAACTTCCACCGAGGTTAAGGTCTTCGAGGCGAAGAAGGCTTTGGAAGACGGCGCCGACGAGCTGGACATGGTCATTAACCTTGGCGCCCTCAAGGATAAAGACTACGAATACGTGAAGAACGACATAGCCGAGGTTGTGAAGGCTGCCCACGAGAAGGGCGCCAAGGTTAAGGTCATCATCGAGACCTGCTACCTAACCGAGGAAGAGAAGGTGAAGGCCTGCGAGCTGGCGAAGGAGGCCAGCGCGGACTTCGTCAAGACCTCAACCGGCTTTGGGACTGGCGGGGCAACGGTAGAAGACGTCAAACTCATGAGGAAGGTCGTTGGCCCGGAGATGGGCGTCAAAGCGGCAGGGGGGATACACGCCTATGAGCAGGCGCTGGCCATGATTGAGGCGGGGGCCACAAGAATCGGTGCCTCTCGTGGCGTCCAGATTATAGAGAGCGCCCGGGGGGTTGGAAAGTGA
- a CDS encoding XTP/dITP diphosphatase translates to MELSFITSNPGKVKEARKYLEPLGVNVRQVNFGYPEIQADTLEEVAEYGVKWLSERIEGPFFLDDSGLFIESLMGFPGVYSAYVYKTLGIEGILKLLEGVTDRRAYFKSVIAYWDGKVHIFTGTVEGEITTEPIGSDGFGFDPIFRPSGFEKTFAEMTTEEKNRISHRGRALEAFAKWLKENLK, encoded by the coding sequence ATGGAGCTCTCGTTCATAACATCCAACCCCGGAAAGGTCAAAGAAGCCAGAAAGTACTTGGAACCCCTTGGTGTGAACGTTAGACAGGTGAACTTCGGGTATCCTGAGATACAGGCGGATACTCTCGAAGAGGTAGCGGAGTACGGAGTGAAATGGCTCAGTGAGCGCATTGAGGGACCGTTTTTCCTCGATGATTCCGGCCTTTTCATAGAGTCTCTAATGGGATTCCCCGGCGTTTATTCAGCGTACGTCTACAAGACCTTGGGCATAGAGGGGATTCTAAAACTCCTCGAGGGCGTGACGGACAGGAGGGCGTATTTCAAGAGCGTCATTGCATACTGGGATGGGAAGGTTCACATCTTCACAGGAACGGTTGAAGGAGAGATAACCACTGAACCCATTGGGAGTGACGGGTTTGGGTTCGACCCCATATTCAGACCGTCAGGTTTCGAGAAAACTTTCGCCGAGATGACAACTGAAGAGAAGAACAGGATATCCCACCGGGGACGGGCTCTTGAGGCCTTCGCTAAATGGCTAAAAGAAAACCTTAAATAA
- a CDS encoding ABC transporter permease yields the protein MALMAVVGKEFRMFFRYPLRVVSSLIVGLVFLLQFIYFGQAVLGGRYSALLQSSTGVGDYPTYALIGYVLWWVSVSPMEASVWGVRRELQRDTLESNVVSPMSLVEMILALSLSWMLMDSVIMAIVFVMGTVIFEIPLSGAVVVKSLPVIGLSFLAFLGFGLVFAGLVMVLKNIGPFAQIFEFLILFLSGAFFPLSTLPEWVVDLSKALPLTHAASAVRKVFVGMPYSAIKGEIAWLLILLPLYWAVSYLSFRWAEKTSRMIGYGGY from the coding sequence ATGGCCCTGATGGCTGTGGTTGGAAAGGAGTTCAGGATGTTCTTCAGGTATCCCCTCAGAGTGGTGAGCTCGCTGATAGTCGGCCTCGTCTTTCTCCTCCAGTTCATCTACTTCGGGCAGGCCGTCCTAGGGGGTAGGTACTCGGCCCTTCTCCAGAGCTCGACCGGCGTCGGGGACTACCCGACCTACGCCCTCATCGGCTACGTCCTCTGGTGGGTCTCCGTCTCCCCAATGGAGGCGTCGGTGTGGGGCGTAAGGAGGGAGCTCCAGAGGGACACCCTTGAGAGCAACGTGGTCTCTCCGATGAGCCTGGTGGAGATGATCCTGGCGCTCTCCCTCAGCTGGATGCTCATGGATTCCGTGATAATGGCAATAGTGTTCGTTATGGGAACAGTTATCTTTGAGATACCCCTCTCCGGAGCCGTCGTTGTCAAGTCCCTGCCCGTTATCGGACTCTCCTTCCTCGCGTTCCTCGGCTTTGGTCTGGTCTTTGCGGGACTCGTGATGGTACTAAAGAACATAGGACCCTTCGCCCAGATATTCGAGTTCCTCATCCTGTTCCTTTCGGGGGCCTTCTTCCCGCTCTCAACGCTTCCGGAATGGGTAGTTGACCTCTCAAAAGCCCTCCCCCTCACCCACGCGGCCAGCGCCGTCAGAAAGGTCTTCGTGGGGATGCCCTATTCAGCAATAAAAGGCGAAATAGCGTGGTTACTCATCCTTTTACCCCTCTACTGGGCGGTGAGCTACCTCTCCTTCAGATGGGCTGAAAAAACGTCGAGGATGATAGGCTATGGCGGTTACTGA